From the Terriglobia bacterium genome, one window contains:
- a CDS encoding NADH-quinone oxidoreductase subunit B: MATITTQEKKIVPAGNPFVEQNTEFGAGVVTTSFDKVVNWARKSSIWPMTFGLACCAIEMMAMGASRYDIARFGAEVFRGSPRQSDLMIVAGRVSKKMAPIVRQLYDQMPEPKWVISMGVCATAGGIFNNYAIVQGVNQVVPVDVYIPGCPPRPEQLIYGIMKLQEKIDRQRGSFKGVLPFGQ, encoded by the coding sequence ATGGCAACAATAACAACGCAAGAAAAGAAAATCGTGCCCGCAGGAAATCCGTTTGTCGAGCAAAACACGGAGTTTGGGGCCGGGGTGGTCACCACTTCGTTTGACAAGGTGGTCAATTGGGCGCGCAAGTCCTCCATTTGGCCGATGACTTTCGGCCTGGCCTGTTGTGCAATCGAAATGATGGCGATGGGCGCATCCCGTTATGACATTGCACGATTTGGCGCCGAGGTCTTTCGCGGCTCACCACGACAATCGGACCTGATGATCGTGGCCGGCCGGGTCTCAAAGAAAATGGCACCGATCGTGCGCCAGCTGTATGATCAAATGCCGGAGCCCAAGTGGGTCATCTCCATGGGAGTGTGCGCCACAGCGGGCGGCATCTTCAACAATTACGCCATCGTGCAGGGAGTCAACCAGGTAGTGCCAGTGGATGTGTATATCCCCGGCTGTCCTCCACGACCTGAACAGCTTATTTATGGCATCATGAAGTTGCAGGAAAAGATCGATCGCCAGCGAGGAAGCTTCAAAGGGGTTCTTCCTTTTGGGCAGTGA
- a CDS encoding peroxiredoxin: MLSPGEKAPDFTVKTHEGKEVSLSQFGGSKVVLWFYPKADTPGUTNEGKGFRDRIREYEAKNVKILGISFDTVEENAAFARKFQFPFPLLCDTDRKIGLAYGACESPQDVYAKRISYVIGEDGKILLAYPKVDAARHPQEVLEKV, from the coding sequence ATGCTGTCACCCGGAGAGAAGGCACCTGACTTCACTGTGAAGACCCATGAGGGAAAAGAAGTTTCGTTGAGCCAGTTTGGGGGGAGCAAAGTGGTCCTGTGGTTCTACCCCAAGGCGGACACCCCCGGTTGAACCAACGAAGGCAAAGGATTCCGTGACCGAATCCGAGAGTACGAAGCAAAAAACGTGAAGATCCTTGGCATCAGCTTTGATACGGTCGAAGAGAACGCTGCATTTGCCAGGAAGTTTCAGTTTCCGTTCCCCCTCTTGTGTGACACTGACCGCAAGATCGGCCTGGCGTATGGAGCTTGCGAATCGCCCCAGGATGTATACGCCAAGCGGATTAGTTACGTGATCGGCGAAGATGGGAAAATTCTTCTGGCCTATCCGAAGGTCGATGCCGCGCGCCATCCCCAGGAAGTGCTGGAGAAGGTCTAG
- the truA gene encoding tRNA pseudouridine(38-40) synthase TruA has product MRNLKLTIAYEGTRFYGWQIQKDVRTVQGQLLSAMIDVLKEKPRIIAAGRTDRGVHAEAQVVNAVIHGDPPVDRTASRDIPLLKAPFHAGDHAEDPRLWSAEKIMRELNNGLSADLTVSQAAFVPLNFHARHDAHSRSYRYQIVETYSPFLRRHVWCPRREIKLPLLQEAARLVVGRHSFRSFCDPDEEEERSFQCIVEECEWREIRITRPCYARLLTFHIRADRFLWKMVRRLVGSMVELGAGNCTRDEFSSFFYKPSPKPAEWTAPPFGLFLEKVFY; this is encoded by the coding sequence ATGAGAAACCTGAAGCTCACGATCGCCTATGAAGGCACGCGGTTCTATGGTTGGCAGATCCAGAAGGACGTTCGCACGGTCCAGGGCCAATTGCTGTCGGCAATGATTGATGTCCTGAAAGAAAAGCCGCGGATCATTGCGGCGGGACGTACCGACCGCGGGGTTCACGCCGAGGCGCAGGTTGTGAATGCGGTCATCCACGGGGATCCTCCGGTGGACAGGACCGCCTCCCGCGATATCCCGCTTTTGAAAGCCCCCTTTCATGCAGGGGATCACGCGGAAGATCCGCGCCTGTGGTCAGCGGAGAAGATCATGCGGGAGCTGAACAACGGACTCTCTGCTGACCTGACGGTCTCTCAGGCCGCTTTCGTTCCTCTGAATTTTCATGCCCGCCATGATGCGCACTCCCGCAGCTACCGCTATCAGATCGTTGAAACTTACTCGCCCTTCCTGCGGCGTCACGTCTGGTGCCCGAGGCGCGAGATCAAACTCCCCCTCCTCCAGGAGGCCGCAAGACTTGTCGTCGGGAGACACAGTTTCCGCTCTTTTTGTGATCCGGATGAGGAGGAAGAACGTTCCTTCCAATGTATTGTGGAAGAGTGTGAATGGCGGGAAATCCGCATTACGCGGCCCTGTTACGCCCGGCTATTGACCTTTCACATCCGTGCCGATCGATTTCTGTGGAAAATGGTCCGGCGCCTGGTCGGAAGCATGGTGGAATTGGGGGCAGGGAATTGCACCCGGGATGAATTCAGTTCTTTCTTCTACAAACCCTCTCCAAAGCCGGCCGAATGGACAGCGCCCCCGTTCGGTTTGTTCCTCGAAAAGGTATTCTACTAG
- a CDS encoding Smr/MutS family protein — protein sequence MPIEDSIDLHTFSSKETKVVLEEYLREAHERGFQTVRIIHGRGMGVQREIVRSVLSKHPLVVSFKDARPEAGGWGATWAVLIGGSRI from the coding sequence ATTCCTATCGAAGATTCCATCGATCTGCATACCTTTTCGTCGAAAGAAACAAAAGTCGTCCTTGAAGAATATCTCCGTGAGGCTCACGAAAGGGGTTTTCAGACAGTACGAATCATCCACGGGCGCGGGATGGGGGTGCAGCGCGAGATTGTCCGATCGGTGCTCTCCAAGCATCCGCTGGTCGTGTCGTTTAAGGATGCCAGGCCGGAAGCAGGAGGTTGGGGGGCGACGTGGGCGGTGTTGATCGGGGGATCACGAATTTAG
- a CDS encoding methylmalonyl-CoA mutase family protein, with the protein MTERKPKFETTSHIELKRFYSEDDVSGFDVGQSLAPPGEFPFTRGIQPNLYRGRFWTMRQYAGFGSAAESNRRYKFLLSQGQMGLSVAFDLPTQIGLDSDHPLASGEVGKVGVAIDSLRDMEILFDGIPLDKVSTSMTINSTAAILLALYIGVAKEQGVAPARLSGTVQNDILKEYIARGTYIYPPRHSLRVVANIFEYCARHLPEWNTISISGYHIREAGSSAVQEVAFTLMNGITYVGAAVEAGLDVDLFAPRLSFFFNAHNNLLEEVAKFRAARRMWARIMRDRFGARKPKSWMLRFHTQTSGATLTAQQPEVNVVRVALQALAAVLGGTQSLHTNSRDEALALPTEESALLALRTQQVIAQESGVADVVDPLGGSYFIESMTNEIERRAEEYIARIEKMGGMLRAIESGFIQKEIQESAYQYQRAIESKDQTVVGINAFVAEHEKPIPLLRIDPALEEQQKKSLATLRAERDARKVEGALREIETSARDPLKNLLPPILNAVEAYATVGEISDAMRCVFGEYQEAIVI; encoded by the coding sequence ATGACTGAACGCAAACCCAAATTTGAGACCACTTCCCACATCGAGCTGAAACGGTTCTATTCCGAGGACGATGTGTCAGGATTCGATGTCGGGCAATCCCTGGCACCGCCGGGCGAGTTTCCGTTCACCCGTGGCATCCAACCCAACCTTTACCGGGGGCGATTCTGGACCATGCGCCAGTACGCCGGATTCGGCTCGGCCGCTGAATCCAACCGGCGGTATAAGTTTCTCCTTTCGCAGGGTCAGATGGGCCTGTCGGTGGCTTTCGATCTTCCCACTCAGATCGGGCTCGATTCGGATCATCCCCTCGCGTCCGGCGAGGTGGGGAAGGTGGGAGTGGCGATCGATTCGCTGCGCGACATGGAGATCTTGTTTGATGGCATCCCGCTCGACAAGGTCTCGACCTCCATGACCATTAATTCCACGGCGGCAATCCTGCTGGCGCTCTACATCGGGGTGGCAAAGGAACAAGGCGTGGCGCCCGCAAGACTTTCCGGCACGGTCCAGAATGATATCCTGAAGGAATATATCGCCCGCGGGACTTATATCTATCCACCCCGGCATTCGCTGCGGGTGGTCGCCAACATTTTTGAATATTGTGCCAGGCACTTGCCGGAATGGAACACGATTTCCATCAGCGGGTACCATATCCGCGAGGCCGGCTCGTCGGCGGTTCAGGAGGTGGCCTTCACCCTGATGAACGGGATCACTTATGTGGGAGCGGCGGTCGAGGCGGGTCTGGACGTGGACCTGTTTGCTCCCCGGCTTTCCTTTTTCTTTAACGCCCACAATAATCTTCTGGAGGAGGTGGCGAAGTTCAGGGCGGCACGCCGGATGTGGGCGAGGATCATGCGCGACCGCTTTGGGGCTCGCAAGCCAAAATCCTGGATGCTGCGATTCCACACTCAGACGTCGGGAGCGACGCTAACGGCACAGCAACCCGAGGTGAACGTGGTCCGAGTGGCGTTGCAGGCGCTGGCCGCCGTGCTCGGAGGCACGCAATCCCTGCATACCAATTCCCGCGATGAAGCGCTGGCCCTGCCCACGGAAGAATCCGCTTTGCTGGCCCTGCGCACCCAGCAGGTCATCGCCCAGGAGAGCGGCGTCGCCGATGTCGTCGATCCCCTGGGCGGGTCTTATTTCATCGAGTCAATGACCAATGAGATCGAACGGCGCGCAGAAGAATATATCGCGAGGATCGAGAAGATGGGAGGCATGCTTCGGGCCATTGAATCGGGATTTATCCAGAAGGAAATTCAGGAATCGGCATACCAGTACCAGCGAGCCATCGAATCGAAGGACCAGACGGTGGTGGGCATCAATGCCTTTGTGGCGGAGCACGAAAAGCCGATTCCCCTCCTCCGGATCGACCCCGCCCTGGAAGAGCAGCAGAAGAAGAGCCTCGCCACCTTGAGAGCGGAGCGGGACGCAAGAAAGGTGGAAGGCGCTTTGCGGGAAATCGAGACCTCTGCCCGTGATCCCCTGAAGAACCTGCTGCCACCGATCCTCAATGCCGTGGAAGCTTACGCCACCGTGGGGGAGATCTCCGACGCCATGCGGTGCGTGTTCGGTGAGTACCAGGAAGCGATTGTGATTTAA
- a CDS encoding tetratricopeptide repeat protein, which yields MTSRTFKRTTRLIGRMACFGLLLVSPLWAQQSMITLDGDVRLFAVLSALHAAGLSFGPAASPGVDAVRQRVQDAIDKDVPSELREKLKQFYASHQEGTDRSAELSKYMSLALVLDQPPKWGFVWSHDKLPPDVLPIEEFQPLVKEFYEATHLEKLWGQTQPALESYIETQQVPIMRTIQQTEAYLRLPSSSYLGRRYSIAIDMLGASSAALARNYGEDYYLVISPAPRANLDEIRHQFLHFVLDPLSLKYANRFYHKQALMEVAAKNPNLDPQFRKDFMLYAIECVIRAAELRMRKLPTAKADDELTRNAATGFFLIKHFYNQLQEFEKGEQGIREALGDMVESIDMEAEKKYAASLPLVTVPPTPAPPKRPRTENEKKLDEAEDLISEEKYELAKKIFRQIADSDADLRSKALYGLGVACSLQRNPEDARSYFEQAIADKNADSATKAWSHVYLGRLFDLEGERESALREYAAAVQLGEDTRGALAAAKRGLDKPFGEKLRPEK from the coding sequence ATGACTTCACGAACCTTTAAACGGACCACTCGATTGATCGGGAGGATGGCTTGTTTCGGATTGCTGCTGGTTTCTCCGCTTTGGGCGCAGCAGTCGATGATTACCCTGGACGGCGATGTCCGTCTGTTTGCGGTGCTCTCTGCACTCCACGCCGCGGGGTTGAGCTTCGGCCCGGCAGCCTCCCCCGGCGTCGACGCGGTCCGTCAGCGGGTACAAGACGCGATCGACAAGGACGTTCCGAGCGAGCTGCGTGAGAAGCTGAAACAGTTTTATGCGTCGCATCAGGAGGGGACCGACCGCAGTGCGGAGCTGTCCAAGTACATGTCGCTGGCGCTGGTGTTGGACCAGCCTCCGAAATGGGGGTTCGTGTGGAGCCATGATAAGCTGCCTCCCGATGTCTTGCCCATCGAGGAATTCCAGCCTCTGGTAAAGGAATTCTACGAAGCGACCCACCTGGAGAAGCTCTGGGGACAAACCCAGCCGGCGTTGGAATCTTATATCGAGACGCAACAGGTTCCCATCATGCGGACCATTCAGCAGACCGAGGCCTACCTCCGGTTGCCGTCTTCCTCCTACCTGGGGCGCCGCTACTCGATCGCGATTGATATGCTCGGCGCGAGCTCAGCGGCTTTGGCGCGCAATTACGGTGAGGATTACTATCTGGTCATTAGTCCCGCGCCACGAGCGAATCTGGATGAAATCCGCCATCAGTTCCTCCATTTTGTCCTCGATCCTCTGAGCTTGAAGTACGCCAATCGGTTTTATCACAAGCAGGCCCTGATGGAGGTGGCGGCGAAGAATCCCAACCTCGATCCCCAATTCAGGAAAGATTTCATGCTTTATGCGATCGAGTGCGTCATTCGTGCGGCGGAGCTCCGTATGCGGAAACTGCCGACGGCCAAAGCCGACGACGAGCTCACCCGGAATGCAGCCACGGGTTTCTTTCTGATCAAACACTTCTATAATCAGTTGCAAGAATTTGAAAAGGGGGAACAAGGGATCCGGGAGGCGTTGGGAGATATGGTGGAGTCCATCGACATGGAAGCCGAGAAGAAGTATGCGGCCTCCCTCCCCCTGGTCACCGTCCCCCCCACGCCGGCCCCTCCCAAGCGTCCCCGGACCGAGAATGAAAAGAAGCTGGATGAAGCGGAAGACCTGATCAGCGAAGAAAAGTACGAGTTGGCCAAGAAGATCTTTAGACAGATTGCCGACTCGGATGCGGATTTGCGGTCGAAAGCGCTCTACGGTTTGGGTGTCGCATGCAGCTTGCAGCGAAATCCTGAAGACGCCAGGTCTTATTTTGAGCAGGCGATTGCGGACAAGAATGCCGACAGTGCCACCAAGGCCTGGTCGCACGTGTACCTGGGGCGCCTCTTTGACTTGGAGGGAGAGCGTGAGAGCGCTCTCCGGGAGTATGCCGCCGCGGTTCAGTTAGGCGAGGATACCCGTGGCGCCCTCGCCGCCGCCAAGCGCGGGCTCGATAAGCCTTTTGGGGAAAAGCTGCGACCTGAAAAATAA